The following nucleotide sequence is from Gordonia jinghuaiqii.
GCAGGAGGTCGAGCGCGTACTGCAGGCACACCCCGACGTCGAACGTGCGGCAGTGGTGGGCCTGCCCGACCCGTACTGGTCGGAGGCGGTCACGGCCTTCGTCGTGTTACGCGAGGGTGCTTCGGTCACCGACGAGGAGATGCGTGAGTACTGCCGTACCGATCTGGCGTCGTACAAGGTGCCCAAGGCGGTCTACCTGGTCGAGGCGTTGCCGACCGATGCCCAGGGCAAACTGCTCAAGCGCGAGTTGAGGAAGGCGTATGGAACCGGTCAGGGCTGAGAACGGCACCGGCGGCGCCGCTGCGGCGCAGGGCTCCGAATCGTCGACGGTTCGAACCGACCGTCGGCGTACGCGGCGCGACGAGATCGTCGAGGCGGCCGCCCGGTACTTCGCCGACCACGGGTACTCCAATGCCGGTATGCGCGACATCGCGCAGGCCGTCGGGATGCGGGGCGCGAGTCTCTACAACCACTTTCAGTCGAAAGAGGAGATCCTTTTCGCGATCGCGTTGCGGATGACCGAGGACCCGCAACAGGATCTGCTGCTCCTGGACGGGGAAGGTGGACCGGTCGAACGGTTGACGAGTCTGGTCGAGGCGCATGTGCGCCGGCTCGCGCGGTACCGGGTGGAGCACCTGGTGGCGCTGCGGGAGCTGTCGGCGCTGACGCCGGAACACCGCCGCGCGGTGACCGACTACCGGAAGTACTACCAGCGACGCATCCGCGACGTGATCGATGCGGGTGCCCGCCTGGGGCTGTTCGAGGTGCGCGATCCGCACCGGTCGGCGATCGCCGTGCTGGACCTGATGAACGGGATCAGTTGGTGGCTCAACGACTCTCACGACGTCGACCAGCTGGTCAGTGACTACGTCGACTTCACGATCGGCGGCGTCCTCCACCATCGGCCGGTGTCGTGAGCGGTCCGCTCGCGGGCGTGCGGGTGGTGGAGATGCCGGGCCTGGGACCGACGCCGCACGCAGCGATGATGCTCGCCGATCTCGGCGCCGACGTCATCCGGATACGTCGACCGGGACCCGATCTGCCGGGTCCTGACGGGATCACCGATGCCGATGCGGGTCTGTACCGGTCCCGACGCAGCGTCGACGCCGACGTCAAGAATCCCGGCGACCTCGTTCGCATCCGCGAGATGATCACGCGGGCAGACATTCTCCTCGAGGGATTCCGTCCGGGCGTGATGGAACGTCTCGGTCTCGGCCCGGAGATCTGCGACGCCGCACCGCAACTCATCTACGCACGGATGACGGGCTGGGGCCAGGACGGCGATCGCGCCATGAGCGCCGGCCATGACATCAACTACCTCGCCGTGACCGGCGTGCTGGAGGCGATGGGTCCGGCCGGTGCGCCACCGGTGCCGCCGCTGTCCCTGGTCGGTGACTTCGGCGGGGGATCGATGCTCCTGGTCGTCGGTGTTCTTGCCGCACTGCACGATCGCTCCCGCTCCGGGGTCGGCCAGGTCATCGACGCCGCGATGGTCGACGGGGCCGGGCTGCTGGCTCAGCTGCAGTGGTCGTGGAAAGCGGCCGGACGCTGGGTTTCCCGGTCCGAGGGCAATCTGCTCGACGGTTCCGCACCGTTCTATGCGACCTATCGATGCGCCGACGAGAAGTTCATCGCCGTCGGAGCGCTGGAAGAGAAGTTCTGGCAGAACCTGATCGACACACTCGATCTGGGTGACCTGCCGGATCGGTGGGACCGCGCCAACTGGCCGATCATCACCGCGGCGCTCGGCGCGCGGTTCGCGACGCGCACCCGTGAGGAGTGGCAGGAGGTGTTCGCCGGTGTCGACGCCTGCGTCACACCGGTACTCGATTTCGACGAAGCCGCCGCCGATCCGGTTGCGGTGCAACGCCGAAGCCATGTCCGCGTCGACGGCGCGATCCAGCCGGCACCCGCACCGCGCTTCTCTCGAAGCGCCTTGGGGACGCCGAGACCGTCGACGACGGCCGAACTCACACAGGTCCTCGACGACTGGTCGGTGACCCTGGATTTCCGCAAGTAGAGGGTGATGACCTGGCGATTTGGTCGGTTGCGAAGCCCCGGGTAGCGTTGCTGACTACGACGCGGGGTGGAGCAGCTCGGTAGCTCGCTGGGCTCATAACCCAGAGGTCGCAGGTTCAAATCCTGTCCCCGCTACGAGAAGATGACCCGCTTCCCAGGTGACCAGATCACCGGGGGAGCGGGTCATCTCATATCCGGATCAGGCGTCGCCCACACTCTGTCTCATCGCGGTCAGCGCCTTGCGCAGACGCGTCACGTCGGTGGACGAACTGCCACGCATCCCGAAGTCGATGGCGGTGAGCGCGCGTGTGGCGGAGTCGACGGTGTCACGTCCCTTGGCCGTGATCGTCACGCATGTGGCCCGCCGGTCGGTCGGGTGAGGGCTGCGCCCGAGGAGCTTTCGTGCCTCGAGCCGGTCCGTCGCCAGTGTCGCGGTCGTGGCGTGCACCATCAGATTGCGTGCCAGGCTCGAGATGAGCCTGGTGCCGTGCTCGGACAGCTGAAGCGTCATGAGCAGTAGGTAGTCGGTCATGTTGAGACCGTGCTTCTTCAGCTCGGAGTCCACGGCGTCGGCCACGATGCGCTGATAACGCAGCAGGGATGTCAGCGCCAAGAAGCGTTGCTCATCGCCGTCGAGTGTCTGATGCTCCCAGTAGTGGCGCGCCCAGTCCACCGGGTCGGTGATGGTGTCCGGTGTGTTCTGCGTGCTCGTCACTTACGTGCCTCCTGTGGCATTGCCCCCTGGTCGACGGCCGAACCGCCTCCGCCGCCGATTGATACATAAAGTCTAGTACTAGAGTTTGACAGAAGTTCAGCAGAGTGCGGCGGTGAACCGCGTGGGAGCCGCCGCCCGGCCGGTTGGTGAGTGGAACGCGCATCGAGCACCGGAGCGACGGGCCCCGATGCTCGATGCGTGATCACAGACGGCGATCATGTCCGGTCTGTTCGGTGCACCGCCGCTGAGGTCGTGGCGGGGCACGTACTGGTGTTGCGACGTGGGTGTGGGGTCGTCTCAGGCCAGGTAGTCGATCATCGCCTTGGTGTCCTTGTAGAAGACATCGATCTCGATGATCTGTTCGTTCTCGAACCGGTAGACCTCGACCATCGGAAGCGTCAGGGTCGCGTCGGCGCCCTCACGCTTGAAAGTGGCGACCTGACGGGTGATCACGTTGTTCTCGTCGACGTCGAAGATGTCGATGTCGCTGACCGTCAGGTGCGCGAGCGAACTGATCTTGGTCATGAGGGCCCGTAGCCCTTCCTTGCCCTTCCACTCCCCGCCGTAAGGCAGCTCGTCTGCCTCCCGGACAACGATGTCGGGGTGGAACGGGTCCGACTGTCCCTCGACGCTCCTGTCGGTGAGATCACCTTTGATGCCGTCGTCGCGAGTCCGAGGGTGCCGCGGACGATCTGGGCTGCGCGTGATGCCATGTTCTTCAGTTCTCGTTGCGTGGGGTGAGCGAGAAAGTGGTGGTTCGGATGCGGTGGCCGTGCGCCTCAGGCGTTCTCGACGCGGTCGAAAGCAAGGCGCAGACGGTTGGGGGCCTGCACCGCTCCGGCCTGGTAGATCGGTCCGGCGTCGGGGCCGGCGGGTCGGACATTGGTCACGCGACTCAGCAGTTCGTCGAAGGCGATGTCGATCTGCATTCGAGCGAAGGTGGCACCGAGGCACCGGTGGGTCCCGTGCCCGAAGGCGAGGTGGCTCTTGCCTTTCCGGTCGAAGTCGAGAATGTCCGCACCGGGGAAGTGCTGCGAGTCCCGATTGGCCGAGGCGTACATGAGCATGAGGATGTCGCCCTTGCTCAGCGCCTGGTCGCCGAGCACCGCGTCGCGGGTGACGATGCGCCGGAGAGCGAGCACCGGTGACTGGTGGCGCAACAACTCATCGAGATCGTTCTTGACCCAGTTCTTCTGCCGCAGGCGGTTCTCCAGCTCCGGGTCACGGGCCAGCGTGCCGGCCCGCGAGCTGAGCAAGACCAACTTCATCAAGGCACTGCACACCGATCCGGGCTGGACCCCGTTGTTCGCCACCTGTGCGGGCGTCGTCGTCAATGTCGGCTCGCCGCTGAGTCACGCGGCGATCGTCAGCCGCGAGCTGGGTATACCGGCCGTTCTGGCGGTCGAGCAGGCGACAAAGCGGATCAAATCGGGAATGCTCCTGACCGTCGACGGTACGACCGGAACGGTGACTGTGCACTGATCATGTTGCACCGCAATGCAATCGGCTCCGCTTCCTTCCGGAGGCGGAGCCGATTGCATGGTGGCGGTCGGGGTTGCGAATACCGGCGAGTCGATGCCTCCCGGGCAAGTTAGTCTATTGACAAATACTCTAGTACAAGACAATCTGAAATTGTTGCACGCACGGCCTCGGAATCTCAGCGAGGTCCCCGAGTGGCGCCCGCCCACGTGGCGGTTGAGGATCGGAGTCGACATTTCCACGATCACGGACAGCACCGACACCACGGCAGAACCTGCCGGTACTCGGCAAACTGTCGCATTGATCCCTCGTCCCGGTGTTGTCGATCTCGTCGACATCGTCGAACCCGATGCGGCGCCGGGGGAGGTCACCGTGGCGATAGACCTCTGCGGGGTCTGTGCCACCGAGGTGCGGGCCTACCTCTCCGGAGGCGGGCACGGGCCGATGCTGTGCGGTCACGAGTGGACCGGTCGCCTGGTCGCGGTCGGCGGGGCCGGTGCGGGCCTGACGGTCGGACAGCGGGTGGTGGTGGGCGTGCCCGACCCGTGCGGCGAGTGCGCGGCGTGCCGGGCCGGGCGGCCCGACTTCTGTTCCTTCGTCATGTCCGTGGCCCGGGGCCGCGACCGACGACCTGAGCAGC
It contains:
- a CDS encoding TetR/AcrR family transcriptional regulator, which encodes MEPVRAENGTGGAAAAQGSESSTVRTDRRRTRRDEIVEAAARYFADHGYSNAGMRDIAQAVGMRGASLYNHFQSKEEILFAIALRMTEDPQQDLLLLDGEGGPVERLTSLVEAHVRRLARYRVEHLVALRELSALTPEHRRAVTDYRKYYQRRIRDVIDAGARLGLFEVRDPHRSAIAVLDLMNGISWWLNDSHDVDQLVSDYVDFTIGGVLHHRPVS
- a CDS encoding CaiB/BaiF CoA transferase family protein; translated protein: MSGPLAGVRVVEMPGLGPTPHAAMMLADLGADVIRIRRPGPDLPGPDGITDADAGLYRSRRSVDADVKNPGDLVRIREMITRADILLEGFRPGVMERLGLGPEICDAAPQLIYARMTGWGQDGDRAMSAGHDINYLAVTGVLEAMGPAGAPPVPPLSLVGDFGGGSMLLVVGVLAALHDRSRSGVGQVIDAAMVDGAGLLAQLQWSWKAAGRWVSRSEGNLLDGSAPFYATYRCADEKFIAVGALEEKFWQNLIDTLDLGDLPDRWDRANWPIITAALGARFATRTREEWQEVFAGVDACVTPVLDFDEAAADPVAVQRRSHVRVDGAIQPAPAPRFSRSALGTPRPSTTAELTQVLDDWSVTLDFRK
- a CDS encoding MarR family winged helix-turn-helix transcriptional regulator; this translates as MTSTQNTPDTITDPVDWARHYWEHQTLDGDEQRFLALTSLLRYQRIVADAVDSELKKHGLNMTDYLLLMTLQLSEHGTRLISSLARNLMVHATTATLATDRLEARKLLGRSPHPTDRRATCVTITAKGRDTVDSATRALTAIDFGMRGSSSTDVTRLRKALTAMRQSVGDA
- a CDS encoding nuclear transport factor 2 family protein; this translates as MRRTATASEPPLSRSPHATRTEEHGITRSPDRPRHPRTRDDGIKGDLTDRSVEGQSDPFHPDIVVREADELPYGGEWKGKEGLRALMTKISSLAHLTVSDIDIFDVDENNVITRQVATFKREGADATLTLPMVEVYRFENEQIIEIDVFYKDTKAMIDYLA
- a CDS encoding cytochrome P450, giving the protein MKLVLLSSRAGTLARDPELENRLRQKNWVKNDLDELLRHQSPVLALRRIVTRDAVLGDQALSKGDILMLMYASANRDSQHFPGADILDFDRKGKSHLAFGHGTHRCLGATFARMQIDIAFDELLSRVTNVRPAGPDAGPIYQAGAVQAPNRLRLAFDRVENA